GAAGATGCTGACCACTACATAGTCGGTACGTTGCCGGGCCTTCTCCACCAGGGCGATATGCCCGTCGTGCAGGTTGCCCATGGTCGGCACCAGACTGATGCGTTTGTTTTCCTGGCGCGCGCGGGCCAGCGCAGCACGTAGCTGGGCAATCGAATGCAATGTATTCATGGAGTCAGAACTCGTGCTCAGCTGTCGGGAACTCAATCGCTTTCACGGCTGCCACATAGGCTCGCAGTGCAGACTGGATATCCGGCTGGCCCGTCATGAAGTTCTTCACGAACTTGGCCATGCGACCGTTGAACGATAGACCGAGCATGTCATGCACAACCAGCATCTGGCCGTCGGTATCCGGGCCGGCGCCGATACCGATGACCGGGACATTCACCGAGCGGGTGATTTCCGCCGCCAGTGCGCTGGGCACGCATTCCAGCAGCAACAGGGCTGCGCCGGCTTCAGCCAATGCGATGGCGTCGGCCAACAGCTCTCTGGCCTTGTCGTCCTCACGGCCTTGCACCTTATAGCCACCGGTGACGTTGACAGTCTGCGGCGTCAGGCCCAGGTGTGCGCACACCGGGATGCCATTGCGTGTCAGCACACCTATGGTGTCGGCCAGCCAGCCGGCGCCCTCCAGCTTGACCACGTGCGCACCTGCCTGCATCAGTCGGGTGCTGGCATCCAGCGCGCGGTCCAGCGTGGCGCAGCTCATGAATGGTAGATCGGACATGATCAGCGCGCCCTGATTACCGCGTTTGACCGCGCGGGTGTGGTACTCCATATCCTCGACGGTAACCGGCAAGGTGCTGTCGTGACCTTGCAGCACCATCCCCAGCGAGTCGCCAATCAATAGCAACTCGACGCCCGCCGAGCTTTCCAGGTGGGCGAAAAGCGCATCATAAGCGGTCAGACAGGCAAACTTTTCGCCGGACTGCTTGAGCTTGTTGAGCGTGGTGAGGGTAATGTCAGGCATGGCAAGTTCCAGTAATTCGGCCTCTCAGAGGCAACATGGCTGTGATCGGCAGGCAGGCGAACTGTCTGTCGCTCCGACTGCTCAGGGTGATGACAGCCTCAGCAGTATAGTCTTCCTGACTTGAACGATGGTGCTCCAGAAAATACATCTTTCAACCTAAAGCGGCGCCGAGCAGGCGCTCCAGATCCGTTGGCGGGCAGGCATCCAGCAATTGTTGCAGGGGTGTGCCATCCGGCATGGTCAGATCCGCTGCCAATTCTGCCAGTGGATAGAGCACAAAGGAACGGGCGTGCATATGATAATGCGGAATCTGCAGGCGTGGCGTATCAATGAGACTGTCACCATACAGCAGCAGATCCAGATCCAGTATGCGCGGCCCCCAGCGTTCCGCCTTGCGCACTCGGCCGCTGCGTTTTTCGATATCCTGCAGGGCGTCCAGTAATGCCTCGGGCTGCAGGGCGGTGTCGAGCATGGCCACGGCATTGATGAAGGCCGGTTGGTCCTGGGGGCCGAGTGGCATGCTGCGATACAGCGCAGAGCGTGCCAGCAGGTGGGACTGCGGCAGCTTTTGCAGTTCGGCGAAAGCACCGGTTACCTGCGCAGCGGGGTCGGCCTGATTGCTGCCCAGAGCGATGAAGCAGCGTTGCATCAATTATCTGGCCTGCCAGATGGTTTACGCTTGCGGCGATTGCGCGAGCGCTTGGCCGCTGGCTCACCACTCAATTGCTGGATCATGCGGCGGCGTTCATCGGCGCTGACGTCCTGATAACGCGTCCACCACTGGCCCAGGCCGCCGGTTTCTTCGCCGGCCTCTTCGCGCAGCAGCAGAAAGTCGTAGGCGGCACGGAAGCGCGGATGTTCCAGCAATTGGTCGGCGCGGCGGCCATTGCGTCGCTCCAGGCGTGGCTGCATGTCCCAGATCTCCCGCAGGGGAAAGCTGAAGCGCTTGGGAATGGCAGTGTGCCGGCATTGCTCGGCAAGCAGCTCCTGGGCGGCTTGCTGCTGTGCAGGAATCAGCGGGATGCCCTGGGCTTCAAGTTCGCGGGTACGTTGGGGCAGAGCTGGCCAGAGCAGTGCGGCAAACAGAAAGGCCGGTGTTACCGGGCGCCCTTGGTGAATACGATCGTCGGTGTTGCGCAGCGCCTGGCGAATCAGCTTCAGGGTATAACCGGGATTATCCTCGATGGCTTCATCGGTATCGGGGAATAGCGGGGCGAACAGGTCATAGTCCAACAGCAGATCAAAGGTGCGTTCGCCTTGGCCGCTGAGCAACAGCTTGAGGATCTCGTCGAACAGTCGCGCAGCAGGAATATCGTACAGCAGCTCGGCCAGCTCGGGGATCGGCGCCGCGCTATGCGGTTCGATCTCGAAATCCAGCTTGGCGGCAAAGCGTACTGCGCGCAACATGCGTACCGGGTCTTCCTGGTAGCGTTGTACCGGATCGCCAATCAGACGCACCCGAGCATTGCGAATATCCTGCAGGCCGTTGGCGTAATCATGGATATTGCCGGTGCACGGGTCGTAGTAGAGAGCATTGATGGTGAAGTCGCGGCGTTGGGCGTCCTGTTCCAGGGTGCCGTAGACGTTGTCTCGCAACAGTCGTCCGGATTCGCTCTGCAACGACTGTTCCCGACCCAGGTCGCTGTCATCCTCATCGGCGTGGCCGGCACGGAATGTCGCGACCTCGATGATCTCGCGCCCGAAATGCACATGGGCGAGCTTGAAACGGCGGCCAATCAGGCGGCAGTTGCGGAAAGTGGCACGAACCTGTTCCGGCGTGGCGCTGGTAGCCACGTCATAATCCTTGGGGTCCATATCCAGCAGCAGATCGCGAACGCAGCCGCCGACGGCAAAGGCCTGATAGCCTGCCTGCTGCAGACGCTCAACCACATTCACCGCGTTACGGCTGATCTGTCGGCGTTGCAGCGCATGCTGGCTGGGCGGAATTATGGCAGGCGTGGTGCGCCTATGGGCGGGTCGCCCGAAAGGAGAAGGAATCTTTTTCAGTAGCTTGCGAATCATATGAGCGGGGAGTCCACCGGCGTATCCAACCCTGACCTCGAATCCTGTGAAAAACGGTGGCGCCGGATGTCCCTGGCTGCTTGCATTTTACAGAGGCTTCAAAAAGCCGAAGTTAACATGAATGTCATGGGCAAAGCACTGGATAGACGGAAGTTCGGGTTCGAATACAGTGTTGCCTGTATCAACAGGCAGCCATTCTAGCTCGAATGACGGGGAATTTGTAGCGGAGGTGAGATTGCAGATAATTTGAGGAGGAAAAGCTCAAGGGGAGTGTTCACTCCCCCTAATGGTTTTTTATTGTTGTTTTCTGAGCTGTTTCTTGTTCTTTTGGGCTGGGTGACAGTGTCACCCCGTTAAACCCGTCCCGGGTTGCCTAAAGCAAGCGGATTGCTTTGGACGCTTGGGAAGCAGCTGTGGCCAGTATCGGCATCGGGACCGGTAGGTTGCTCGGGCAACTTTTATTCTTCTCGGTTTCCAATCGAACGTCCTGTTCGCCTGCTGTGGTTCCCACTCTCCAAAAAAATCAGTTTGCTGCACTCGCACGTCTTGTTGTTGTTAGGTGTGGAGCTGAGTCTTGTTTTTATTATCGGGTGTTTCCGGTTTTTATTTTTGTTCTGTCAGTAATAAAGCATTTGCCGTGCCAGCTTTTCAATGTCTTTATAAAACAAGGGGTTAGTGTTATCTGGCTGAGTGAGAGAAAGAATCGGGGAGGGGTTCGTTACCGTATACCCCGTTAAAGTGTTACCCCTTGCGGGGCAGGGGTAACAGTTCGGGAAGGTAACAGGTAACACTTCTTGCTTGGTCGGCATCCTCCGTTTGGAGATCAAGCTGCACTATTCAGGAATTGGCGGTCTTCTTGCGCGGAATACCCAGGCGCTGGCGCCGCTCCCACAGGCATTTACGACTGATGCCCAGCTTGTACGCCAGCTCGGTTTCGGTCATGTGTTCCTGATGCTCGAGTACGAAGTGCTGGAAATAATCTTCCAGCGACAGGTCCTCTGCGGGCTCGGTATTGCTGGTGCTGGGGGAGCGCATGGACTCCAGCGCCGTGGTGGCCTGTGAAGTGCGCTCCTGTTCGATATCCGGTTCGATGCCCAGCAGATCGGTGGATATCTCATCTTCATCACACAGGATCGCCGCGCGCTCGATGGCATTCTCCAGTTCGCGCACGTTGCCGGGCCACTGGTAATGGCGGATCGAGTCGATCGCTTCCTTGTTGAAATGCAAGGTGGGGGTGGCCATGTTGCGGCCGATACGGGCCAGCAGTGCCTCGGCGATGAGCATCACGTCGTCCCCGCGTTCGCGCAGGGGCGGCAAGCGCAGCTCGATCACGTTGAGACGATAGTACAGATCCTCACGGAACAGACCCTGGCGTGCCAGAGTCTTGAGGTCGCGGTGGGTGGCTGCCACCAGTCGCACATCCACCTTCTGCGACTGAACGGAACCGACCCGGCGGATCTCGCTTTCCTGCAGCACGCGCAACAGGCGAGCCTGGGCTTCCAGCGGCAGCTCACCGATTTCATCAAGAAACAGGGTGCCGCCATTTGCGGCCTCGACCAGGCCGGTGCGGCCGGCCACGGCACCGGTGAAGGCGCCTTTTTCATGCCCGAACAGTTCGGACTCGATCAGGGTTTCGGGGATGGCCGCGCAGTTGACGGAGATCATCGGGGCGCGGGCCCGCGGCGAGTTTTCGTGCAGCGCCCGGGCCACCAGTTCCTTGCCGGTACCGGATTCGCCCTGAATCAGTACGGTAGACATGGTTGGCGCCACTTTGCGGATACGCTTGAACAGCGTCAGCATGGCCGGGCTGGCACCGATGATGCCCATTTCCTGAGTCTCGGCTTCGGCCGCAGGGATAGCTGCCGGCGCGGTTTCAGTGGTCGCAATGCGGGTTTGCTGACTGGCTTCTATGATGCGGGCCACAGTCTGCAGCATTTCCTCATGGTCGAAGGGCTTGGCGATATAATCCACCGCTCCGAGCTTCATCGAGTCCACGGCCGAGCGCAGGCTGGCATAGCTGGTCATGATCAGTACGGGGGTGTCAGGCGCACGACGAATCAGCTCGGTACCGGGCTCACCAGGCAGGCGCAGGTCACTGATGATCAGCGCAAACTCATCCAGATTGTAATTCTCGACAGCTTCGTGGACGGCGCCGGCTTCACTCACCTGATATTGGTGGCGCTCCAGCAATCGCCGTAAGGCGGTGCGAATGATGGGTTCGTCTTCAACAACCAGAATATGCGACATATCTACCTCTTGCGGTTACCACCTGTGACAATCAGGCGGTACCGGAACTAAAGACGCCATAGCGGGGAAGAGTGACGGTGAATCGGGTTCCCCGCTGTGTTGCTTCATCAATGGGGCTGTCTACCGTTATCTGACCATAATGCTCCTCGATAATCGAGTAGACCAGTGCCAGACCGAGACCGGTTCCCGCTCCCGGTTCCTTGGTCGTGAAGAAGGGTTCGAACAGGCGGTCCTTGAGTTCGCGTTCGATACCGCTGCCCTGATCATCCACCATCAACAGGATCTGATGTTCATCCTGCACCGTGCGGATCATCACGCTGTCACCGCTGCGGCTGGCATCGCGGGCGTTGTCCAGCAGGTTGATCAGGACCTGCACCAGGCGCTGGCTATCGCCGGCTACCCGGTGCGCGGTATCGCACAGGTTAACATAGTTGACCTCGGGTCCCTTGCGGTTCAATGACAGAAGGTGGATGGCTTCGTTGGTGCAAGCCTCCAGATCCACCTCATCATTGGTATTGTTGTGACGGCTGCCGACGTGGGCAAAATTGACCATGGACTGGACGATGCGCGATACCCGACGAGTCTGGTCAAGTATCTGTTCGGCTGCTTCCAGTGTTTCGGACTGGTCGGACTCTTCGCGCAGATTCTGTGCCAGACAGGCGATGCCGGTGATGGGGTTGCCAATCTCGTGCGCTACCCCGGCGGCTAACCGACCGATGGAGGCCAGGCGCTCGGAGTGAATCAGCTCGTCTTCGAGCATCTGGGTTTCGGTCTGATCCTCGATCAGCAGCACCAGGCCGCCACGGGCATTGCCCGGCTCGTCGATCGCAGCCTTGTGCAGGCTCAACCACTGGGTCTGCCCGTTGTTGAGCAGCTTCTGCTTGTGCAGATGCGCCGACTCATCGCTGACAAAGCGTTCCAGCAGATCATTCCACGGGGCTGGCAGATTTTCCAGCCGGGAGCCGATTACGCTGTCAGCGGCGATGCCGGTCAGCTCCTGCAAGGCGCGGTTCCACATCAGCACTTCCTTGTCCTCGGCCAGCGAACATATGCCCATCGGCAGATCCTGCAGGGTCTGACGATGATAGCGACGCAGTGCATCGAGTTCCGCAGCCAGACCGGTCAGTCGTGAGTGATAGTCTTCCAGGCGGTTCTCGATGAAGTGGATGTCTTCAGTGACGTATCCGTTACGGGCCAGCTTGAAGGGCAGAAAGGTTTCGATCATCTCCTGCGCCACCGCGGGCCCCATCAGTCCCGAAAGGTTGGCTTCCAGACGGTCGCGCAGACGCCGCAGGGCGTAGGGCCGACGCTCGTCAAAGCGCAGCTTGAGATCGCGCAGCGCCTGCTCGACTTCCTGCTGTGCGGCCTTGTTGCCCAGCGGCTTGGCCAGCTGCTGAGCGAACTCCTGAGGTGAGCCGGCGACCAGCTCCATACGTTGCGGACGTCTGACATTGTCCACCAGACAGGCTTCCGCTGCGCTGATCTCATCGGTTGGGCGCTGGGTAAACAGCGAGATCAGTGTGAAGACCACGATATTGGTGGTCAGCGAGGCGATGGCGGAAATGTGCCAGGACTCGGCATCCAGCGTGAGTTGCATTTCCGCTATGTGCAGAGTGTCGATGCCGGTAATCATCGGCAACAGCAGGGTCAGCGTCCATATGATCATGCCGGCGATCAGACCGCCGATGAAGCCGCGATGGTTGGCCTGCTGCCAATACAGTACTGACAGGGCGCCGGGCAGGAACTGCACGGTGGCGACGAAAGAGGTGATACCCAGGTTGGACAGGTGTTGGTCGGTACCCAGCAGCCGATAGAAGCCGTAACTGGCCATGATGATGGCGGCGATCAGGCCGCGTCGTGTCCATAACAGCCAGCGGTAGATGTTGTTGTCGGCACTCGGTTGATAGACCGGCAGCACCATATGGTTGAGTACCATGCCGGACAGCGCCAGCGTGACCACGATGATCAGCCCGCTGGCGGCGGAAATACCGCCGATGAAGGCCACCAGCGTCAGCCAGTCGGCACCCGCGGCTACGCCGAGCCCCAATGTGTAGTATTCGGCGTTGGTCGGCACATTGAGGTACAGCCCGGCCCAGAGAATTGGGGGTACCGCCAGGCTCATGAGCAGCAGGAACAAAGGTAGACCCCAACTGGCCGAGCTCAAGGCTCTGGGGTTCAGGTTTTCGGTGAATGCCATGTGGTACATGTGCGGCATGACGATCGCTGCGGCAAAGAACACCAGCAACAGGGTTCGCCATGGGCCTTCCTGCAGGGGGCTGTGCAGCGTTTTCAGGGCCTCCTGATTATGACTGAGCCACAGCTCCAGGCCGGCTGGGCCTTCAAACACCACGAACAGGGCGTACAGACCGACCGCCGACAGGCACACCAGCTTGACCACCGATTCGAAGGCAATGGCAAATACCAGTCCTTCGTGCTTTTCCCGGGCCGAGATATGGCGGGCGCCGAACAGAATGGCAAACAGAATGATCAGCAGGCAGAAGCCCAGCGCCACCGGTCGCTGGCGCGGGTCGTGGGTCAGTATCTGTACCGAGTCGGCCACCGCCTGAATCTGCAGCGCCAGCAGCGGCAACATGCTCAGCAGCATGAAGACGGTGGTCAGGGTGCCGGCCCAGGTGCTGCGGAAGCGAAACGCGAACAGATCCGCCAGGGATGAAAGCTGGTAGGTGCGGGTTATTCGCAAGATGGGATTGAGCAGCACTGGTGCCAGCAGAAAAGCGCCGCAGACGCCGAGATAATAGGTGAGAAACCCGTAACCATACTGATAGGCCAGGCCGACTGTGCCATAGAAAGCCCAGGCACTGGCATACACCCCGATCGACAAGGTATAGACCGCTGGGTGGCGCACCAGTGAGGCGGGCACCCATCCGCGCTCGGTGGCCCAGGCCACGCTGAACAGGATTATCAGATAGGCGACGCTGAGCAGTATCAGCAGACTCAGTTCAAAGCTCATCGGTGTCCTTGGGGCTTTGCAGCAGCATGCCGGCAATGATCAGGATCAGCCACAGCACGTAGGGGCGATACCAGGCGCCCATGGGCTCGATCCACCAGTCCATGATGGCCGGAGAGAACAGGTAGATGCCGATGACCAGCAACAATACCAGGCGGTAGATATACATGGAAAATACCCTTGAGCAGTGCAGCGATGGTAATCATGCGCGGCTGGGTTGTCACGCTGGGGGTATGGGGGCTGTTGGGTCGAGTATCTGCCGTTTTGCCGGCAGCCGGTCTGGTTGCCAATGTGTCACGGCCCAGTCGAGTTGTTCGCTGACGGGCGCGATACTCAGTTGCGCCGGCGGATTCTGCGCCAGTACGCTGAGTGCACGGTGCAGGGTGGCGGTGGCCTGTCGAGGCTCCAGCGGCGCCGATCCGAGGCGTTTGCTGAGTTTTTCGCCATCATGACACATCACCAGGGGCACATGCAGATAATGCGGTGCTGGCTGTTGAAGCAGCTGGTATAACCATAACTGTCGGGGCGTGGAGTCCAGCAGATCTGCGCCGCGCACGATATCGGTCACGCCCTGGGCAATATCATCGATCACTACCGCCAATTGATAGGCGATGATGCCGTCACGCCGACGAATGATGAAATCCCCCGAGGTGGCGGCGGGTTGTTGGCTGAACTCACCTTGCAGGCGATCCTGGAACACCATGGTCTGGTCGCTGACTCGCACACGTACCGCATGATTCGTGGCAGCCGGCAGGCCCCGCGCCCGGCAGGTGCCCGGATAGACTCCACCATGGGCGACGATGCTCTGGCGTGAGCAGTCGCAATGGTAAGCCTGACCGCTCTGCAGCCAGCAATCGATTACCTGCTGATAGAGATCAACACGATCGCTCTGGCACACGACCTCGCCATCCCAATGCAGGCCGTAGGCATCCAGGGTATGCAAGATATGGTCGATGGCGCCGGGAATGTTACGTGGCGTATCGAGGTCCTCGACGCGGACCAGCCATTGTCCTTGATGATGGCGTGCGTCCAGATAGCTGGCGACGGCGGCCAGCAGCGAACCGAAATGCAGATAACCACTGGGAGTGGGGGCGAAACGCCCGATGTAGGAGGAGAGCATGGCAGCGCGGTCTTGCGAATGGATCGATCTGCGGCAGACAGGCCGGTGCGGCTGCTGTCTGCCCTCAGGTCTGATGTGGATCAGCCGCCGATCTGCTTTTCCTTGATTTCAGCCAGCGTTTTGCAATCAATGCAAAGGGTGGCCGTGGGGCGAGCTTCGAGACGTCGAATGCCGATTTCAACGCCGCAGGAGTCACAGAAGCCGTAATCGTCATCCTCGATGCGCTGCAAGGTCTGATCGATCTTCTTGATCAGTTTGCGCTCACGATCGCGGGTACGCAGCTCAAGGCTGAATTCTTCTTCCTGACTGGCGCGGTCGGCCGGGTCGGGGAAGTTGGCAGCCTCGTCCTGCATGTAGGTCACGGTACGGTCAACTTCTTCCATCAACTCACGCTTCCAACCATTGAGGATGTTGGCGAAATGCTCGAGCTGGCGCTCGTTCATGTACTCCTCGCCTTTTTCTTCCGTGTACGGGACGAAACCGCGAATCAATACTGCATTTTTTTCTTTGGTATTGCTGGGCATGAGAACAGCCTCACTTTTAGCTCAATCATCCTGTGCCAGGTCGAC
Above is a genomic segment from Halopseudomonas litoralis containing:
- the panB gene encoding 3-methyl-2-oxobutanoate hydroxymethyltransferase encodes the protein MPDITLTTLNKLKQSGEKFACLTAYDALFAHLESSAGVELLLIGDSLGMVLQGHDSTLPVTVEDMEYHTRAVKRGNQGALIMSDLPFMSCATLDRALDASTRLMQAGAHVVKLEGAGWLADTIGVLTRNGIPVCAHLGLTPQTVNVTGGYKVQGREDDKARELLADAIALAEAGAALLLLECVPSALAAEITRSVNVPVIGIGAGPDTDGQMLVVHDMLGLSFNGRMAKFVKNFMTGQPDIQSALRAYVAAVKAIEFPTAEHEF
- the folK gene encoding 2-amino-4-hydroxy-6-hydroxymethyldihydropteridine diphosphokinase: MQRCFIALGSNQADPAAQVTGAFAELQKLPQSHLLARSALYRSMPLGPQDQPAFINAVAMLDTALQPEALLDALQDIEKRSGRVRKAERWGPRILDLDLLLYGDSLIDTPRLQIPHYHMHARSFVLYPLAELAADLTMPDGTPLQQLLDACPPTDLERLLGAALG
- a CDS encoding polynucleotide adenylyltransferase PcnB, with the translated sequence MIRKLLKKIPSPFGRPAHRRTTPAIIPPSQHALQRRQISRNAVNVVERLQQAGYQAFAVGGCVRDLLLDMDPKDYDVATSATPEQVRATFRNCRLIGRRFKLAHVHFGREIIEVATFRAGHADEDDSDLGREQSLQSESGRLLRDNVYGTLEQDAQRRDFTINALYYDPCTGNIHDYANGLQDIRNARVRLIGDPVQRYQEDPVRMLRAVRFAAKLDFEIEPHSAAPIPELAELLYDIPAARLFDEILKLLLSGQGERTFDLLLDYDLFAPLFPDTDEAIEDNPGYTLKLIRQALRNTDDRIHQGRPVTPAFLFAALLWPALPQRTRELEAQGIPLIPAQQQAAQELLAEQCRHTAIPKRFSFPLREIWDMQPRLERRNGRRADQLLEHPRFRAAYDFLLLREEAGEETGGLGQWWTRYQDVSADERRRMIQQLSGEPAAKRSRNRRKRKPSGRPDN
- a CDS encoding sigma-54-dependent transcriptional regulator, with amino-acid sequence MSHILVVEDEPIIRTALRRLLERHQYQVSEAGAVHEAVENYNLDEFALIISDLRLPGEPGTELIRRAPDTPVLIMTSYASLRSAVDSMKLGAVDYIAKPFDHEEMLQTVARIIEASQQTRIATTETAPAAIPAAEAETQEMGIIGASPAMLTLFKRIRKVAPTMSTVLIQGESGTGKELVARALHENSPRARAPMISVNCAAIPETLIESELFGHEKGAFTGAVAGRTGLVEAANGGTLFLDEIGELPLEAQARLLRVLQESEIRRVGSVQSQKVDVRLVAATHRDLKTLARQGLFREDLYYRLNVIELRLPPLRERGDDVMLIAEALLARIGRNMATPTLHFNKEAIDSIRHYQWPGNVRELENAIERAAILCDEDEISTDLLGIEPDIEQERTSQATTALESMRSPSTSNTEPAEDLSLEDYFQHFVLEHQEHMTETELAYKLGISRKCLWERRQRLGIPRKKTANS
- a CDS encoding sensor histidine kinase, with translation MSFELSLLILLSVAYLIILFSVAWATERGWVPASLVRHPAVYTLSIGVYASAWAFYGTVGLAYQYGYGFLTYYLGVCGAFLLAPVLLNPILRITRTYQLSSLADLFAFRFRSTWAGTLTTVFMLLSMLPLLALQIQAVADSVQILTHDPRQRPVALGFCLLIILFAILFGARHISAREKHEGLVFAIAFESVVKLVCLSAVGLYALFVVFEGPAGLELWLSHNQEALKTLHSPLQEGPWRTLLLVFFAAAIVMPHMYHMAFTENLNPRALSSASWGLPLFLLLMSLAVPPILWAGLYLNVPTNAEYYTLGLGVAAGADWLTLVAFIGGISAASGLIIVVTLALSGMVLNHMVLPVYQPSADNNIYRWLLWTRRGLIAAIIMASYGFYRLLGTDQHLSNLGITSFVATVQFLPGALSVLYWQQANHRGFIGGLIAGMIIWTLTLLLPMITGIDTLHIAEMQLTLDAESWHISAIASLTTNIVVFTLISLFTQRPTDEISAAEACLVDNVRRPQRMELVAGSPQEFAQQLAKPLGNKAAQQEVEQALRDLKLRFDERRPYALRRLRDRLEANLSGLMGPAVAQEMIETFLPFKLARNGYVTEDIHFIENRLEDYHSRLTGLAAELDALRRYHRQTLQDLPMGICSLAEDKEVLMWNRALQELTGIAADSVIGSRLENLPAPWNDLLERFVSDESAHLHKQKLLNNGQTQWLSLHKAAIDEPGNARGGLVLLIEDQTETQMLEDELIHSERLASIGRLAAGVAHEIGNPITGIACLAQNLREESDQSETLEAAEQILDQTRRVSRIVQSMVNFAHVGSRHNNTNDEVDLEACTNEAIHLLSLNRKGPEVNYVNLCDTAHRVAGDSQRLVQVLINLLDNARDASRSGDSVMIRTVQDEHQILLMVDDQGSGIERELKDRLFEPFFTTKEPGAGTGLGLALVYSIIEEHYGQITVDSPIDEATQRGTRFTVTLPRYGVFSSGTA
- the gluQRS gene encoding tRNA glutamyl-Q(34) synthetase GluQRS, whose protein sequence is MLSSYIGRFAPTPSGYLHFGSLLAAVASYLDARHHQGQWLVRVEDLDTPRNIPGAIDHILHTLDAYGLHWDGEVVCQSDRVDLYQQVIDCWLQSGQAYHCDCSRQSIVAHGGVYPGTCRARGLPAATNHAVRVRVSDQTMVFQDRLQGEFSQQPAATSGDFIIRRRDGIIAYQLAVVIDDIAQGVTDIVRGADLLDSTPRQLWLYQLLQQPAPHYLHVPLVMCHDGEKLSKRLGSAPLEPRQATATLHRALSVLAQNPPAQLSIAPVSEQLDWAVTHWQPDRLPAKRQILDPTAPIPPA
- the dksA gene encoding RNA polymerase-binding protein DksA, yielding MPSNTKEKNAVLIRGFVPYTEEKGEEYMNERQLEHFANILNGWKRELMEEVDRTVTYMQDEAANFPDPADRASQEEEFSLELRTRDRERKLIKKIDQTLQRIEDDDYGFCDSCGVEIGIRRLEARPTATLCIDCKTLAEIKEKQIGG